A window of Rosa rugosa chromosome 7, drRosRugo1.1, whole genome shotgun sequence genomic DNA:
TTGTGAGATCATACAGAGTATTAGAAATTGAGCATTCTGAAAAATGGAGACTCCAATGAAGTTCATTTGCATTCTGGGATTGCTTGCAGTGGCTATCAGCTTCAATGGGGTTGATGGGGCGAGCCCATGTGGAAAATCGACTCCAGATGAGGAGGCAATGAACCTTGCCCCTTGTGCAACTGCTGCACAAGATGCAAAAGCTGCTGTATCTGATGGTTGTTGCAAGCAAGTGAAGAGAATAGGGGCAAACCCTAGCTGTCTCTGCTCTGTTCTGCTCTCCGACACTGCCAAGAGCTCCGGCGTCAAGCCTGAAATCGCCATTACCATTCCTAAACGCTGCAACTTTGCCAACCGCCCAGTCGGTTACAAGTGTGGAGGTAACTACCTCATCCTTATGATATCGTGACATGTGATGTTATCATACTGTCTATTTCAAACTCAAAATTACTGAACCCTACTAACACAATGCTAATGTTGCAGGTTATACACTTCCATGATGGGATCTAAAGAAAGGTTGTGTAGGAGGCCATGTATTGGAGCTGTTGGCTACTAGTGTAAACAAGTAGAGAGTACTGCTTGTAATTTGGCAAATAAAGCTAGCAGCTTGTATCATATGAAAGATATAACAAAATATGGAGTTTCGGTATGAGAACTCTCAATGTGCttgaataacttttttttttggtcaatgctTGAATAATGGTTTTCTCCTATTTTTGATACCTACCTCATTTGCTCTTGATCTTGTACTCTAAAACCCAAAATTAAAAGGTGTTCTCTACTCTAATGCTTTGGAGTATTGAGACATTGGTAACATAAGGTAGATTAATCGAATAATTTATAACAGTTTACATTGGTGATGCACACCGCAAACAGTGACTAATCGAATAATTTACAACAGTTTACATTTTGATGCTACAGTAAAAgaaaaaccctaggagagatTTTCTCTCTCACCCTAGCTCTCTACGGCGCCCTTGCCTCCTCTTCTCCTAGCTTTCTTCTCTACGTCTCTCACCCTCAACCCTCACTCAGCCACATGCTCTCCATTGATGCTATCACCGCTAGTTGTGCTGCCTCCCTTGTGCTTGCagagggaggtagtgctccTGATCTTGGGAGAATTGGTGGCGGCCCTGTTCGTCGGTCTTCCAAATCTTTTCTGATTAGGAAGCCTCTGACTTGTCGACCGGTCATCCCTACGGCCTTCAAGGCTCACCTCCTTTGTACTTGGATGGATGTCACTCTGGTgatgttgaagaagaagtcgGGCAAGCTACTT
This region includes:
- the LOC133721233 gene encoding uncharacterized protein LOC133721233, yielding METPMKFICILGLLAVAISFNGVDGASPCGKSTPDEEAMNLAPCATAAQDAKAAVSDGCCKQVKRIGANPSCLCSVLLSDTAKSSGVKPEIAITIPKRCNFANRPVGYKCGGYTLP